The following proteins come from a genomic window of Panthera leo isolate Ple1 chromosome E2, P.leo_Ple1_pat1.1, whole genome shotgun sequence:
- the LOC122208711 gene encoding zinc finger protein 585A isoform X2: MTMSANQTSPQKSLILVPEEYDSSHEGSVSFRDVAVDFSREEWQHLDLAQRNLYRDVMLETYSHLLSVGYEVPQPEVFMLEQGKEPWALQGESPHQSCSGEKLWDHNQCGNILSYKQAPSQHQKIHTGEKSYECAEFGKIFTQKSQLRVHMKVHTGEKLYVCIDCGKAFVKRPEFIIHQRTHTREKPYKCSECGKAFFQVSSLLRHQRIHTGEKLYECSECGKGFSYNSDLSIHQKIHTGERHHECSDCGKAFTQKSTLKMHQKIHTGERSYICIECGQAFIQKTHLIAHRRIHTGEKPYECNNCGKSFISKSQLQVHQRIHTRMKPFIYTEYGKMFNNSSNLITHKKVQIREKSSICTECGKAFTYRSELIIHQRIHTGEKPYECSDCGKAFTQKSALTVHQRIHTGEKSYVCMKCGLAFIQKAHLIAHQIIHTGEKPYKCGHCGKSFTSKSQLHVHKRIHTGEKPYMCAKCGKAFTNRSNLITHQKTHTGEKSYICPKCGKAFTQRSDLITHQRIHTGEKPYECGTCGKAFTQKSHLNIHQKIHTGERQYECHECGKAFNQKSILIVHQKIHTGEKPYVCGECGRAFIRKSNFITHQRIHTGEKPYECSDCGKSFTSKSQLLVHQPIHTGEKPYVCAVCGKAFSGRSNLSKHQKTHTGEKPYICSECGKTFRQKSELIIHHRIHTGEKPYECSDCGKSFTKKSQLQVHQRIHTGEKPYVCAECGKAFTDRSNLNKHQTTHTGDKPYKCVVCGKGFVQKSVLNVHQSIHT, from the exons ATGACGATGTCAGCTAATCAGACCTCTCCCCAAAAATCCCTGATCCTGGTTCCAGAGGAATATGACAGTTCACATGAG GGATCGGTGTCCTTCAGGGATGTGGCTGTAGATTTCAGCAGAGAGGAGTGGCAGCATCTAGACCTTGCTCAGAGAAACTTGTACCGGGATGTGATGTTGGAGACCTACAGTCACCTGCTTTCAGTAG GGTATGAAGTTCCCCAACCAGAAGTTTTCATGTTGGAGCAAGGAAAGGAGCCCTGGGCATTGCAGGGTGAGAGCCCACATCAGAGCTGTTCAG GAGAGAAGTTATGGGACCATAATCAATGTGGAAATATCCTCAGCTATAAACAAGCACCCTCTCAACATCAAAAAATTCATACTGGGGAGAAATCTTACGAATGTGCTGAATTTGGAAAGATCTTCACCCAGAAGTCACAGCTCAGGGTACATATGAAAGTTCATACAGGAGAAAAACTCTATGTGTGCATTGACTGTGGGAAAGCTTTTGTAAAGAGGCCAGAATTCATTATACATCAGAGAACCCATACTAGAGAGAAGCCCTATAagtgcagtgaatgtggaaaagcttttTTCCAAGTATCTTCTCTCTTAAGGCATcaaagaattcatactggagaaaaactTTATGAATGCAGTGAATGTGGAAAAGGCTTCTCTTACAACTCTGATCTCAGTATACACCAgaaaattcatactggagagagacACCATGAATGCAGTGATTGTGGCAAAGCATTTACACAAAAGTCCACGCTCAAGATGCATCAGAAGATTCACACAGGTGAGAGATCTTATATATGTATTGAATGTGGACAGGCCTTCATACAGAAGACACACTTGATTGCACACCGAAGAATCCATACTGGAGAAAAACCATATGAATGCAATAACTGTGGGAAGTCCTTCATTTCTAAGTCACAACTCCAGGTACATCAACGAATTCACACAAGAATGAAACCCTTTATATATACTGAATATGGGAAGATGTTCAACAATAGTTCCAATCTCATTACACATAAGAAAGTTCAAATTAGAGAGAAATCGTCCATATGTACTGAATGTGGTAAGGCCTTTACGTACAGGTCAGAACTGATTatacatcagagaattcacactggggAAAAACCTTATGAATGCAGTGATTGTGGAAAAGCCTTTACTCAGAAGTCAGCACTCACAGtgcatcagagaattcatacaggAGAAAAATCTTACGTATGCATGAAATGTGGACTAGCCTTTATCCAGAAGGCTCACTTGATTGCACATCAAataattcatactggagagaaaccttataaatgtGGCCACTGTGGGAAATCCTTTACTTCCAAGTCACAACTCCATGTACATAAACgaattcacacaggagagaagcctTATATGTGCGCTAAATGTGGGAAGGCATTCACCAACAGGTCAAATCTCATTACACATCAGAAAACTCATACAGGGGAGAAGTCCTATATATGTCCTAAATGTGGAAAGGCCTTCACACAAAGGTCAGATTTGATTACAcaccagagaattcatactggagaaaaacctTATGAATGTGGTACCTGTGGAAAAGCCTTTACCCAAAAGTCACACCTCAATATACACCAGAAAATTCATACCGGAGAAAGACAATATGAATGccatgaatgtgggaaagccttcaacCAGAAATCAATACTTATTGTGCATCAGAAAattcatacaggagagaaaccttatgtATGCGGTGAGTGTGGTAGAGCTTTCATCCGGAAGTCAAACTTCATTActcatcagagaattcatactggagagaaaccttatgaatgcaGTGATTGTGGGAAATCCTTCACGTCCAAATCTCAGCTCCTGGTGCATCAACCaattcacacaggagaaaaaccgtatgtgtgtgctgtgtgtgggaaagcctttagtgGCAGATCAAATCTCAgtaaacaccaaaaaacccataCAGGAGAAAAGCCCTACATCTGTTCTGAATGTGGGAAGACCTTCAGACAGAAGTCAGAGTTGATTATACATCATAgaatccacactggagagaaaccttatgaatgcaGTGACTGTGGCAAATCTTTCACTAAGAAATCACAACTCCAAGTGCATCAGCgaattcacacaggagaaaaGCCTTATGTATGTGCTGAGTGTGGGAAGGCTTTCACAGACAGGTCAAATTTGAATAAACATCAGACAACACACACTGGAGACAAACCCTATAAGTGTGTAGTCTGCGGGAAAGGCTTCGTCCAGAAATCTGTGCTCAATGTCCATCAGAGTATTCACACTTGA
- the LOC122208711 gene encoding zinc finger protein 585A isoform X1 has protein sequence MRRFFPGQTVYKKLILGSVSFRDVAVDFSREEWQHLDLAQRNLYRDVMLETYSHLLSVGYEVPQPEVFMLEQGKEPWALQGESPHQSCSEELWQIDDQTESYQQRENKSLRDVVFIKKILTTKKDYEYKDIRKIIHVSQNILSPKRAHQCDSFGNALKHNLDLHSHYRNSASKNMNKITEYGKISSSTDPECSPTGEKLWDHNQCGNILSYKQAPSQHQKIHTGEKSYECAEFGKIFTQKSQLRVHMKVHTGEKLYVCIDCGKAFVKRPEFIIHQRTHTREKPYKCSECGKAFFQVSSLLRHQRIHTGEKLYECSECGKGFSYNSDLSIHQKIHTGERHHECSDCGKAFTQKSTLKMHQKIHTGERSYICIECGQAFIQKTHLIAHRRIHTGEKPYECNNCGKSFISKSQLQVHQRIHTRMKPFIYTEYGKMFNNSSNLITHKKVQIREKSSICTECGKAFTYRSELIIHQRIHTGEKPYECSDCGKAFTQKSALTVHQRIHTGEKSYVCMKCGLAFIQKAHLIAHQIIHTGEKPYKCGHCGKSFTSKSQLHVHKRIHTGEKPYMCAKCGKAFTNRSNLITHQKTHTGEKSYICPKCGKAFTQRSDLITHQRIHTGEKPYECGTCGKAFTQKSHLNIHQKIHTGERQYECHECGKAFNQKSILIVHQKIHTGEKPYVCGECGRAFIRKSNFITHQRIHTGEKPYECSDCGKSFTSKSQLLVHQPIHTGEKPYVCAVCGKAFSGRSNLSKHQKTHTGEKPYICSECGKTFRQKSELIIHHRIHTGEKPYECSDCGKSFTKKSQLQVHQRIHTGEKPYVCAECGKAFTDRSNLNKHQTTHTGDKPYKCVVCGKGFVQKSVLNVHQSIHT, from the exons ATGAGGAGATTTTTTCCTGGACAAACTGTTTATAAGAAGCTCATTTTG GGATCGGTGTCCTTCAGGGATGTGGCTGTAGATTTCAGCAGAGAGGAGTGGCAGCATCTAGACCTTGCTCAGAGAAACTTGTACCGGGATGTGATGTTGGAGACCTACAGTCACCTGCTTTCAGTAG GGTATGAAGTTCCCCAACCAGAAGTTTTCATGTTGGAGCAAGGAAAGGAGCCCTGGGCATTGCAGGGTGAGAGCCCACATCAGAGCTGTTCAG AAGAATTGTGGCAGATTGATGACCAGACAGAAAGCTatcagcaaagagaaaacaaatctttaagaGATGTTgttttcatcaagaaaatacTGACTACAAAGAAGGATTATGAATATAAGgacattagaaaaataatccaTGTGAGCCAAAACATTCTTTCCCCCAAAAGAGCCCATCAGTGTGATTCATTTGGAAACGCTTTGAAGCATAATTTAGATTTACACAGTCATTATAGAAACAGTGCATCAAAGAACATGAATAAGATTACTGAATATGGTAAAATTTCTTCCTCTACTGACCCTGAGTGTTCTCCAACAGGAGAGAAGTTATGGGACCATAATCAATGTGGAAATATCCTCAGCTATAAACAAGCACCCTCTCAACATCAAAAAATTCATACTGGGGAGAAATCTTACGAATGTGCTGAATTTGGAAAGATCTTCACCCAGAAGTCACAGCTCAGGGTACATATGAAAGTTCATACAGGAGAAAAACTCTATGTGTGCATTGACTGTGGGAAAGCTTTTGTAAAGAGGCCAGAATTCATTATACATCAGAGAACCCATACTAGAGAGAAGCCCTATAagtgcagtgaatgtggaaaagcttttTTCCAAGTATCTTCTCTCTTAAGGCATcaaagaattcatactggagaaaaactTTATGAATGCAGTGAATGTGGAAAAGGCTTCTCTTACAACTCTGATCTCAGTATACACCAgaaaattcatactggagagagacACCATGAATGCAGTGATTGTGGCAAAGCATTTACACAAAAGTCCACGCTCAAGATGCATCAGAAGATTCACACAGGTGAGAGATCTTATATATGTATTGAATGTGGACAGGCCTTCATACAGAAGACACACTTGATTGCACACCGAAGAATCCATACTGGAGAAAAACCATATGAATGCAATAACTGTGGGAAGTCCTTCATTTCTAAGTCACAACTCCAGGTACATCAACGAATTCACACAAGAATGAAACCCTTTATATATACTGAATATGGGAAGATGTTCAACAATAGTTCCAATCTCATTACACATAAGAAAGTTCAAATTAGAGAGAAATCGTCCATATGTACTGAATGTGGTAAGGCCTTTACGTACAGGTCAGAACTGATTatacatcagagaattcacactggggAAAAACCTTATGAATGCAGTGATTGTGGAAAAGCCTTTACTCAGAAGTCAGCACTCACAGtgcatcagagaattcatacaggAGAAAAATCTTACGTATGCATGAAATGTGGACTAGCCTTTATCCAGAAGGCTCACTTGATTGCACATCAAataattcatactggagagaaaccttataaatgtGGCCACTGTGGGAAATCCTTTACTTCCAAGTCACAACTCCATGTACATAAACgaattcacacaggagagaagcctTATATGTGCGCTAAATGTGGGAAGGCATTCACCAACAGGTCAAATCTCATTACACATCAGAAAACTCATACAGGGGAGAAGTCCTATATATGTCCTAAATGTGGAAAGGCCTTCACACAAAGGTCAGATTTGATTACAcaccagagaattcatactggagaaaaacctTATGAATGTGGTACCTGTGGAAAAGCCTTTACCCAAAAGTCACACCTCAATATACACCAGAAAATTCATACCGGAGAAAGACAATATGAATGccatgaatgtgggaaagccttcaacCAGAAATCAATACTTATTGTGCATCAGAAAattcatacaggagagaaaccttatgtATGCGGTGAGTGTGGTAGAGCTTTCATCCGGAAGTCAAACTTCATTActcatcagagaattcatactggagagaaaccttatgaatgcaGTGATTGTGGGAAATCCTTCACGTCCAAATCTCAGCTCCTGGTGCATCAACCaattcacacaggagaaaaaccgtatgtgtgtgctgtgtgtgggaaagcctttagtgGCAGATCAAATCTCAgtaaacaccaaaaaacccataCAGGAGAAAAGCCCTACATCTGTTCTGAATGTGGGAAGACCTTCAGACAGAAGTCAGAGTTGATTATACATCATAgaatccacactggagagaaaccttatgaatgcaGTGACTGTGGCAAATCTTTCACTAAGAAATCACAACTCCAAGTGCATCAGCgaattcacacaggagaaaaGCCTTATGTATGTGCTGAGTGTGGGAAGGCTTTCACAGACAGGTCAAATTTGAATAAACATCAGACAACACACACTGGAGACAAACCCTATAAGTGTGTAGTCTGCGGGAAAGGCTTCGTCCAGAAATCTGTGCTCAATGTCCATCAGAGTATTCACACTTGA